Sequence from the Amycolatopsis sp. NBC_00345 genome:
TCGGTCTCGACCAGCCGGGCCAGGCAGCGCAGCACGAACCCGGAGTTCCAGCCGAAGCCGCCCGCCCGCGCGAGCAGCTCGCGCATCCAGGGCTCGTCCAGCGTGTCCAGGGCGAGGAGCTGATCGGCGACGCGCCACGGCGGCGCCCCCGCGTCGTTGAGGATGCGCGCCGCACGCCGTCTCAGATCCGCTCGCTCGTCCTCGCCGAGTTCGTCGAGCACGGCCGAGAGGACGTCGAGCCGACGGTCCTCGTCACCGCTTCCGGGAACGGCATAGCCCTTCAGCAGATCGAAAGCGGCGACGACAGCCGGGACCGGCAGGGCCGCGAGACTCGACACCAGATCCGCGTCGAAAGCCTTGAGCACCGCCGCCGCGCACGCGACCCGCCGCAGTGGTTCGGGCCACCGGGCCAGTCGCTCCCGCACCGCGACGCGGACCAGGCCGCGGCTGAGCTCGGCGACGCGGAGCGCCCCCGCCTCGTCCGGTCGCCCGCCTTGCTCCCGGACCGCGCCGAGCAGCCGGAGCAGGAATCGCGGGTTGCCTTCGGAGGCCTTGGCACAGGCCAGGGCGAAGTCCGGTGCCGGTGACCGGTGCAGCTCCCGGCGGATCACCTCGGCGACCTCGGCTTGACCGAGCGGAGCCGGTTCGATCACCCGCGCGCGACCCGCGGCGGCGACCCCGGCCAGCCGCCGGTCGTACGGGACGGGACCGTCGGCGCACTCGGCCAGCACCACCAGCAACGGCAGCTCCGCACCCCGGCGCAGCAGGAATTCGAGCCACCGCAAGGACTTGTCGTCGCACGAGTCGGCGTTGTCCAGCACCAGCACGAGCGGGGCTTCACGGACCAGGTCGAGCGCGACCCGGCTGAGCTCCCGCAACGCCCGGTGCTCGTCGTCCGGCAGCGGGTGCCCGGGACCGAGCCCCAGCAGGCTCCGGGCCGTCGCGTAGGGGGCCCGGTCGCCGGAGGCCCGCAGCACGGTTCCTTCGTCGCCGATCCGGCCCAGCACCGCGGTTTTCCCGATCCCCGAGGGACCCCGCACGATGACCAGCCGCGCCGAACCCGCCCGCGCGGCCGTGCCCGAGGCGGCCAGTGCCGCGAGTTCCGCCGACCGTCCGACCAGGCCCGGGCCGGCTTCCGTGAGATGACGCGACACGACAGCCCTCCGTCCCGCCGGTACGCTCGGTCTACCAGCAAGAAGTGGGCGGAAAACCAAACTCGGCGCCAAGAGGCAAGGACCTTGCACTGATGTACACGGCCCCGGACCGGGCGCTGGACTACGATCTGCGATGCGGTTTTTGTCCGCTTAGCCGCGTTTACCCGGCGTAACGCCTTCCGTCGCAGGTGTCCGCAATGGACCGTCGGGCCGGGTCAGGATTCCATCGCCTCGATCAGCGACTTCGGCCGCAGGTCGGTCCAGTTCTGTTCGACGTGGTCAAGGCACTCCTGACGGGCGGCGGGGCCGAAGGCCGTGGTCCAGCCGGCCGGGACGGCGACGAACTCGGGCCACAGGCTGTGCTGGCCCTCGTCGTTGACCAGGACCAGGTAGCTGCCATCGGGGTTCTCAAAGGGGTTGGTCATTCTTCTTTTCCTTTCCCTGCTTCAGTTCTCGTCCAGTGTGGCCGCGCGGCGGATCAGTGCCTCCAGCGCGCGGAACCAGGTTTCGGCCAGGTCGTGGACCGCCTCCGGGGAGGTCACGGCCGCGGGCCATGACCAGTAGGCCGCCAGTGACGGGCCGGCCGGCTTGTCCTCCGTCAGCGCGTTGACGGTCAGCGCGTGCGAGACGCGCTTGCCCGGGTCCGCGCCGAGGTCCGCCGCGTCCGCCTCCGGCGCGTACGCCCAGTCCGCCGAGTCGGCGTGCCCGAACCGGCCCATGTAGTTGAACTCGATCTCCGGCCGCGGGAGCGCCGCCAGCTCGGGGCCGGTGACCGGGTTCAGGTGCCGCAGCAGGCCGAACCCGGTCCCGCCCACGGGTGGCGCGTCCAGCTCCGCCCGCACCCGCTCCAGCGCGGCCCCGGCCGCCGGGCCGCCGGCCAGCGCGTCGGCCACGTCGACGTCACCGAGGTCCAGGCACACCGGCACCACACTGGTGAACCAGCCGACGGTCTGGGCCAGGTCGGCCCCGCCCGCCAGCTCGTCCTCGCGGCCGTGGCCCTCGAGGTCGACCAGCGTCGCGGCGCCGACCGACCCGTCCCGGCGGCGGCGCCAGTCGGCGACCGCCAGCGCCAGGCCGGTGAGCAGGACGTCGTTCACCGTCGCCCGGAACGCCGCGGGCACGCGGCCCAGCAGCGGCCCGGTCAGCTCCGGCGGCAGGGTGAGCGAAAGACTGTCCAGAGTGGACTCGACGTCGCGGGCCGGGTCGAGCGGACGGTCCAGCGGCAACGGCACGCCGCTCGCCAGCACCGCGTGCCACCGGTCCAGCTCCGCCTCGCGCTCCGGCGAAGTCGCCCGCGCGGCCAGCTCCTCCGACCAGCGCCGGAACGACGTGTCCACGCCCGCCAGCGAAGCCTTCTGCCCCGCCGAAACCGCCTCCCACGCGGCCGCGAAGTCCGGCAGCAGCACCCGCCAGGAGACGCCGTCGATCACGAGGTGGTGGATCAGCACCAGCAGACGGCCGGCGCCGTCGCCCGCGTCGAACCACGTCGCGCGCAGCATCGCGCCGGCGTCCGGGTCGAGCCGCGCTCGCGTCGCCAGCGCCTCGGCCGCGATCACCGGCTCCAGATCCGCCACCCCTCGGACGTCCACTGTGGACACCCAGTCCGCGACGTCCACCGGCCCCGGCACCCGCAGCGCCCACCGGGCAGCGGACCGGTCCAGCCGCGCGCGCAGCATCGGGTGACGGTCGACGACAGCGCGGAGCACCGCCGTCAGCTGGTCGCCGGTCATGCCCGCGGGCGTCAGCAGCAGCGCCGCCTGGTGGTACCCGGCGATCGGGCCACCCAGCTCCCGCATCGCGTGCATGATCGGCGTGAGCCCGACCGTGCCCGTGCCGTCGTCGGAGACCGCCTGGGCGACCACCTCGGAAGCGGCCTCCGCGAGCCCGGCCACCGTGCGGTGCCGGAACACGTCACGCGGTGAAATCCGCAGCCCGGCGGTGCGGGCGCGGCTGACCAGCTGCATCGCGACGATGCTGTCCCCGCCCAGCGCGAAGAAGTCGTCGTCGACACCGAGGCCCGGCACGCCGAGGACGTCACCGAACATCGCGCACAGCGTCCGCTCCCGCTCGGTCGAAGGCGCGCGGCCGCCGACCAGCTCCGTGAAGTCCGGCGCGGGCAGCGCGGCCCGGTCGAGCTTCCCGTTCGCCAGCACCGGCAGGGTCTCCAGCACCACGAACGCGGCGGGCACGAGGTAGTCCGGCAGCGTCTCGGCCGCGTGCCGCCGCAGCTCGGCGGCGTCCACCCCGGCCGAGGGCACGACGTAGGCCACCAGCTGCTTGACGCGGTCCTCCCGCACCACGACCACGCTCTGCGCGACCGCCGGGTGCCGGTCCAGCGCGGCCTCGACCTCCGCGGGCTCAACCCGGAAGCCGCGGATCTTCGCCTGGTCGTCGGCGCGGCCGCCGAAGTCGAGCCGTCCGTCGGCCGTCCACCGCGCGAGGTCGCCGGTGCGGTACATCCGGGCGCCGGGCGGGCCGAACGGGTCGGCGACGAACCGCTCCGCCGTCAGCTCCGGCCGGCCGAGGTAACCCCGCGCCAGGCCGCCGCCGGCGAGGTACAGCTCACCCGTGACGCCCGGCGCGACCGGGCGCAGAGCCCCGTCCAGCACGTACGCGCGGGTGTTCGCGACCGGCCGGCCGACGAGCGGGCGCTCGCTGTCGCCGATCCGCGCCACCAGCGCGTCCACAGTGGACTCCGTGGGCCCGTAAAGGTTGAACGCCTCGGTGCCCGGCAACGCCGCGAGCCGCCGCCAGAGCGCGTCCGGCACCGCCTCGCCGCCGACGCCGACCACGGCGAGCGGGCAGCGGTCGCCGTGGTCGGCGTCCAGCAGCCCGGCGTCGGCCATCTGCGCGAAGAACGACGGCGTGACCTCGATGAAGTCGAACCCGTCGCGGCGGATCTGCCCGGCCAGCAGCTCCGGGTCCCGCCTCGCCTCGTCGTCCACGACGTGCACGGCGTGCCCGTCGAGCAGCCACAGCTGCGGCTGCCAGGACGCGTCGAAGGAGAACGACCAGGCGTGCCCCACCCGCAGGTGCTCGCGCCCGGTCCGTTCGACGGCCGGCCGGTAAAGCGTCTCGCGGTGGCTGTGGAACAGGTTCACCACGCTCGCGTGAGTCACCACCACGCCCTTCGGCGTGCCGGTTGACCCGGACGTGTAGATCACGTACGCCGGGTGACCGGGCCGCAGCGGCCGGAGCCGGTCGTGCTGGCCGAGGTCGGTGCCGGGCAGGTCGACGGCCAGCAGGTCCGGCAGCAGCACGGTGTCGGTGATCTCGGGCAGCGCGCCGGTCAGCTCCGGCACGGTGAGCAGGAGCCCGGGCTGGGCGTCGATGAGCATCGCGGCCAGCCGCTCGGCCGGGTAGTCGGGGTCCAGCGGCAGGTACGCGGCCCCGGCCTTGTGCACGGCCAGGATCGCCAGCAGCATGTCGGCCGAGCGCGGCAGCGCCAGCGCGACCAGGCTCTCCGGGCCGGCGTCCAGTTCCACCAGGGACCGCGCGAGCCGGTTGGCGCGCGCGTTCAGCTCGCGGTACGTCCACGACGCGCCGCCGACAACGGCCACGGCATCCGGTGTCCGGCGGACCTGGTCCTCGAACAGTCCCGCCACAGTGGACGGCGCGACGTCGAGTGCCGTGTCGTTCCAGTCGCGCAGGATCCGGTCCCGGTCGGGTGCCGGCAGCACCTCCACCGTCCCGGCCGGACGGTCTACATCGGACACCATCGCGGCCAGCAGCAGCTCCATCCCGGCGAGCAGCCGGGCGGGGACGTCCTCGGTGAACAGGTCGGCGCGGTACTCGGCGGTCAGCCGCAGCCGCTCCCCCGGCTCGACGGCCCAGGTCAGCGGGTAGTGCGTGGAGTCGCGGTGGTCGACGATCCCCGCGCGCAGGCCGTCACCGTCCGGCTCGTCCGCACCGGGGTAGCTCTCGAACACCATCAGCGTGTCGAACAGCTCGCCCAGCCCGGCCTCGCGCTGGATGTCGGCGAGCCCGACGTGCTGGTGCGGCAGCAGCGCGGACTGTTCCTCCTGCACCCGGTCCAGCAGCGCGCCAAGCGGTTCGGCCGGGTCGAACCGCACCCGCACGGGCACGGTGTTGATGAACAGGCCGAGCATCCGCTCCACGCCGGGCAGCTCCGGCGGCCGTCCGGCGACCGTCGCGCCGAACACCACGTCGGTGCGCCCGGTCTGCGCGGCGAGCAGCAGTCCCCACGCCGTCTGGACCAGTGTGTTCACCGTCAGCCCACGCTCGCGGGCGAACGCGGTGAGCGCGGCGGTCCCCTCGGCGGGAAGCTCCACAATGGCCTTGATAGGCAATGCCGGCGCACGGTCCGGGTCGACCGGGGCGAGGTGGGTCGGCTCGGCGAGACCGGCCAACGCCGTCCGCCACGCGCCCGTCGCCGTCTCACGATCCTGGTCGCGCAGCCAGCCGAGGTAGTCCCGGTACGGCAGCGCGGACGGCACCGCGCGGCCCGCATACAGCGCGGACAGTTCGGCCAGCAGCTGCGGCACGGACCAGCCGTCGAGCAGCAGGTGCTGGTGTGAAACGACCAGCCGGTGCCGGTCGTCGCCGAACCGCACCAGCAGGAACCGCAGCAGCGGCCCGGCCCCGACGTCGAATCGGCGCCGTTCGTGGGCCAGCTCGTCCTCAAGCGCCTCGCCGGTCGTTTCCCGCCATGGGGGTTCGGCCGAGCGGGCGACAAGCGCGACCAGGCGGCCGGAGCCGAGGTAGCGATAGCTGGTGCGCAGGTTCGGATGCCGCGCCAGCAACTCGCGCACAGCGTCGTGCAGCCGCGCCGGGTCGAGCGGGCCGGTGAAGTCGAAGCCGAACTGGACGGTGTAGACGTCCGGCCCCTCGGTGTCCACAGTGGCCAGGAACAGCAGGCCGGACTGCAGCGGGGTGAGCGGCCAGACCTCGGCCGCGTCGGGCGCCACCGAACGCAGCTCGGCGCGCTCGGCCTCGTCCAGCTCCAGCAGCGGCCGCCCGTCGCCGGTCGCCGGGGTGGCGAGCTGCGCCCCCGCGACCTCGGCGAGGCCGGTGACGGTGCGGTGCCGGAACACGTCCCGCGGGCTGAGCACCAGTCCGGCCGCGCGGGCGCGGGCCACCAGCTGCATCGCGACGATGCTGTCCCCGCCAAGGCGGAAGAAATCGTCGCGCACACCGACCTTCGGCAGGCCGAGCACCCCGGCCATCAGCCCGGCCAGGGTCGCCTCGGCGTCGGTGGCCGGGGTGTCGTCGGTGACCTCGAACTCCGGCGCGGGCAGCGCCCGGCGGTCCAGCTTGCCGCTCGGGCCGAGCGGCAGCCGCGCCAGCGGGACCACCGCC
This genomic interval carries:
- a CDS encoding MbtH family protein — its product is MTNPFENPDGSYLVLVNDEGQHSLWPEFVAVPAGWTTAFGPAARQECLDHVEQNWTDLRPKSLIEAMES